The window tttgtaaaatgataaaatataagtatttaattgtcttaattttttttttaaatgaaaaatttactcaATTTATCAGTAACTCACTTTtgtattgtcatttttttttttttttttttctaaataaaattgcattaatgtatttaataaaaatttttatttagatatttaaacataattatcataaacaagtattttattagcTTAAATAactaacttgaaaaaaaatatatatatatttatttatgtataaaaaaagaaaaacaattcaatgaataacaaattaaattaaaatggttCCTTGCTTGCAATACCCAGTgacaatttttgttgattttcatatttttcataaagcTTTAAATCATTTGGTGAAGGTTGAAAACCACCATTTTTTCCTCTCTCAACATACTGCTCATAAATAGAAATACTATAATCTTCAACTCTcggtaattgaattttaattggtGCAATATCTGGAAATGTTGCAAGCTGTACCATTCGAAATCTTGCACTTGAATGATCACTTGGATATATTGCATTTTTACCAATCATAACAAATCTTTTATACAAAACTAAATCAGTACGTCCTGGTATTGTTGGTTCAGTACCATAAACATCTTTCAttgatggaaataaattttcaaatgtcaTGTATTCATTTGTTTCTCTCCATGATAATGATTGTGAATCAATTGAAttcatatgattattattatcatcatcatcagaacTACTATCAATTGATGAACTTGCACTTGATGCTGTTGAACTTGTTGAACTTTGTCCAGTCATTGatggatttttaatattaacaattttatttgttgatgtttcTTCACGTCTTCTACCAGGACGTATTCTAACAGCAAATGGACTataatttgttgtaaaatgTGGCATAAAATCACGTATTGAATGACTAACTTGATATGCATATAAATCTAATAATGGTGTTAATTCATATGGtctataataatcataataaatatcaatcatTTCTTCTTGTGTATTATGTACTTGTATCATTTCTGTACATGATTTTGTAACTTGATATAATGATAATGGTAAACATTTAAgcaaatcatcatcataccattgtgttaataatttttttcttttattatatattactgATGATTTatgatgaagataataatCAGTTAATAATTCCCATATTTGTGGTTTACCTTCTTTTGGTATAAATAAacccaaaaataaattcattgtatGTTGTTTTTCTTGATCAGAAAATGTATTACTATAATAACGACTTAATGTTTGCATAATATCATTACCTTGACTTGTCCATGGTGCTGTTTTACGATATGTTTTTATTCTATGAACAAGTTGTGAACCACCATATTGTAATGCAAGTGTATCACCATGATCTTCATATAATTCTTCAAGCATTCTAACACAATCAGAATCAAATTCTAATTTTGGTTGACCAAGTACACCAAGTGCACATAATTGATAACCTAATGCACATTTACCAATTGCAAACTGTGCTGTATTTGTTCTATCAAGACAATCAACACAATTTGTACGTATTATACCAGTTTGTAATGTTCCTTTTATttcaatactattattatcatcattactattaatatgattattatcatcataattatgtaataatgtattatttaatttttttaaattattattattatcaaaaaaattactttgacATGGATATTTATATTGTGATTGAAATATACCAGTTTTAATAACAGCATTATTTGCAATATTACCTAATCTACCCATGACATTTGCTGTTTTACCTTTATTCATTCTGGCCATATCAAAActaatatatt is drawn from Aphidius gifuensis isolate YNYX2018 linkage group LG3, ASM1490517v1, whole genome shotgun sequence and contains these coding sequences:
- the LOC122852428 gene encoding polyphosphoinositide phosphatase, whose translation is MDNKSSPIINFHPIISSIQKIALYETKSRFYLMGSNNTLSRFRVLKIDRMEPKDLIVVDDKVEYNQNEIAELVNMIDDGNRNRAQRNKFSGVTKIVSAFGIVGFIRFLEGYYIILVTKRRRVAAIGHHTIYKIEDTSMIYIPNDSVRIFHQDEQRYVKMFQSIDLSSNFYFSYSYDITHTLQSNLAPPKHIKSDLFKDNNTDESADFFNMWSTRKDNHKNEYGEKIIDYGIRSNPHRRFVWNSHLLSPVEKDLHHDWIMYITHGFIGQSNVSIFGKSIYITLIARRSNRYAGTRFLKRGANDDGDVANEVETEQIVHDSCVSSLHNGKFSSFVQMRGSVPGNWSQDISKMVPKPTISYDLADPYFEISSYHFNELMKRYGTPIIILNLVKKREKKKHESILSEELDTAVEYLNQFLPIDYHIQYISFDMARMNKGKTANVMGRLGNIANNAVIKTGIFQSQYKYPCQSNFFDNNNNLKKLNNTLLHNYDDNNHINSNDDNNSIEIKGTLQTGIIRTNCVDCLDRTNTAQFAIGKCALGYQLCALGVLGQPKLEFDSDCVRMLEELYEDHGDTLALQYGGSQLVHRIKTYRKTAPWTSQGNDIMQTLSRYYSNTFSDQEKQHTMNLFLGLFIPKEGKPQIWELLTDYYLHHKSSVIYNKRKKLLTQWYDDDLLKCLPLSLYQVTKSCTEMIQVHNTQEEMIDIYYDYYRPYELTPLLDLYAYQVSHSIRDFMPHFTTNYSPFAVRIRPGRRREETSTNKIVNIKNPSMTGQSSTSSTASSASSSIDSSSDDDDNNNHMNSIDSQSLSWRETNEYMTFENLFPSMKDVYGTEPTIPGRTDLVLYKRFVMIGKNAIYPSDHSSARFRMVQLATFPDIAPIKIQLPRVEDYSISIYEQYVERGKNGGFQPSPNDLKLYEKYENQQKLSLGIASKEPF